One stretch of Cellulomonas wangsupingiae DNA includes these proteins:
- a CDS encoding STAS domain-containing protein has product MRDGNSPSAEDEATTADASAAVTAGEPGAVQVIVGADRTRIVLSGEVDADLGPELQEATAEAEQRGLPIEVDAHHVTFMDSSGVAFLARLSIRSEHRVRLLRVPPTVRFLLEVTRIGELLDVVDDDEAPFEPVEPTA; this is encoded by the coding sequence GTGCGAGACGGTAACAGCCCTTCCGCCGAGGATGAGGCCACCACGGCCGACGCGTCGGCGGCGGTGACCGCCGGGGAGCCCGGCGCCGTTCAGGTGATCGTGGGCGCCGACCGGACACGGATCGTCCTGTCCGGCGAGGTCGACGCGGACCTCGGCCCGGAGCTGCAGGAGGCGACGGCCGAGGCGGAGCAGCGCGGGCTGCCCATCGAGGTCGACGCGCACCACGTGACGTTCATGGACTCGTCGGGCGTGGCCTTCCTCGCCCGGCTGTCGATCCGCAGCGAGCACCGCGTCCGCCTGCTGCGCGTGCCGCCGACCGTGCGCTTCCTCCTCGAGGTCACGCGCATCGGCGAGCTCCTCGACGTCGTCGACGACGACGAGGCACCGTTCGAGCCCGTCGAGCCGACGGCCTGA